A stretch of DNA from Polyodon spathula isolate WHYD16114869_AA chromosome 4, ASM1765450v1, whole genome shotgun sequence:
TAAAATCTCTGTTAAAATCAGATGCAGTTTCTCAATAGTGAGGGTGGCTTCTCTCTCCATAATCCTTCCAGCTCACATATAGCCCATCTAGGGCCTGCACTGCTTTTAGTCCTACAGAACTCACAGAGACGCTCAAGGCAGCTTCATACATGATCCAAGATGTCATATTTGTTTCCTACAGTAGCCTCAAGTTTGGAAGCACCAGATACAATTAAAATGTCACTTACAATTTTCAGACTGCACAGGTCATAACAAATGATGCATTTGCATGATTATAAGTTTCAGggtctttattttttgtttattaactgttaacaaacattgttaattgttagcgttagggttagggttagggttaataaaaacctgatttcatttgctaaacattactacagtaacaatctgAAACGGTTTCAAGCATACGCtcgactgggtattgatcatctATAGGGCTCTGGTATTTGATTGATCacccatagggctctggtgtttgattgatcatagggctctggtgtttgattgatcatgcACAGGGCTCTGGGGTTTGATTGATTATCTATAGGGCTCTTGTGTTTGGTTGATTATCTATAGGGCTCTGGTGTGTGATTgatttgattgatcatccatagggctctggtgtttgattgatcatccatagggctctggtgtttgattgatcatccacagggctctggtgtttgattgattatccacagggctctggtgtttgattgatcatccacagGGCTATGAGGTTTGATTGATTATctatagggctctggtgtttgattgattgtctacagggctctggtgtttgattgatcatccacagggctctggtgtttgattgatcaaccatagggctctggtgtttgattgattatccacagggctctggtgtttgattgatcatccacagggctctggtgtttgattgatcatccatagggctctggtgtttgattgatcatccacagggctctggtgtttgattgatcatccatagggctctggtgtttgattgatcatccatagggctctggtgtttgattgatcatccatagggctctggtgtttgattgatcatccatagggctctggtgtttgattgatcatagggctctggtgtttgattgatcatagggctctggtgtttgattgatcatccatagggctctggtgtttgtagttttagctggcctattatatattattaactagcagttaacagcaaataaataatgtacattaacatgttcattggctgtttgttaacagttaatatataaaaaaaggccattaaaataaagcgtgaccagTTTCAGATAGCAAATATGACTCTTGATTGTTCTGAAGAGTTTAGTGAATGTCTGTACactgctgtatatacagtatgtgaagcATGTGAAAATGGGTCAGGCTGAGGTATTGATGTCCCAAACATAACAGCCTTAAAAACAACTTGCCTTGATTTGTACCTCATAGCGGTTTTCAGAAATGAAAACACCTGTTGCTGTTGAAAGTGCCAGAGGTAAACCTGCAATCCAAAAATACATAACAAGTGACAGGCAGTGCAAGCTGTGCATTTTGTTCCACTCCCTCTCTTAATACAGTAGTTAGTAGTATTCCGTTCCCTCCCCTTTGCCTCCAAAGGCCTAAATGTGTTTGTCAGGAAGAGATAGCTGATTGGTTTGGTGCTGCAAGGTGAGTAAATGCTTGCTGGAGGCTGTGCAGGGTAAAACATCACAAGGGTGGGACCAGTTGTTTCTTTGAattttttctttactgtaaagCCAGCCTACTTTCTCTCACAGCGAGCATGTGTTGAtgtgtagggtgtgtgtgtgtgtgtgcacgctcTTTAGTCACAGAGTGGACTGATTCCATGTGCCTTGGCTCTTCACAAGCACATTGCTCACttctttattctctctctctctctctctctctctctctctctctctctctctcttgcactcATTCCTCTGCATTTTATTTCCATGCTGTTTCTTCCTGGGCTGCAGTGAAGGAGGAGCTGTAAGTGGAGAGTGGAGAGCTCACTGTCACAGAATTCTTGCTTAGCCATTGCCTGCTCACTTCTAAGCAAGACTAACAAGAGTTacgttttttttacagtttgtaaatatttaatttttacaaagACTTACAGAGGAAAAGGAGAGAGAAAAGCAAACAGGAAGAGAGTTCAGAAAAGAAAGGACCTGGCAACAGACACTGCCACTGAAGGCTTTTGAAGAGAAGttactttttatttagttttatctttGAGCAGattttttttgatttttacatttttttctttctacatttTTGGATGCACATTGAAAGAAGATGGTGGCTGGAATGTTAATGCCATTGGAGAAGTTGCGGGCCATTTATGAGCTGCTGTTTCGGGATGGGGTTCTGGTGGCCAAGAAGGACAAGTGCCCGCAGAGCCTGCACCCAGAGGTCCCAGAGCTCACCAATCTGCAGGTGATGAGAGCGATGGGCTCCCTCAAATCCAGAGGCTACGTGCGCGAGACCTTCGCCTGGAGACACTTCTACTGGTACCTCACCAACGAGGGCATCATCTACCTCCGAGATTACCTGCATCTGCCGCCCGAGATCGTCCCATCGTCTCTTCAGAGGGTGCGCAGGCCAGCCTCCACCCTGGACGTGACCCGAAGGACAACGCGGGTCCAGACTGTAGAAGGCCCCACTTCTTATGCTCCAAAACCATCATCCAGAGCTGGAGCGGAGGGTCTGGATTCACTTATGGATCGACAGGGGTACCGGCGGAAGAAGGTGGCTGTGGAGGAAGAGGAGATGAAGACCCAGAAGGTGTCTGCAGCAAGTGCTTTTCATCCACCCTGCGAGCCCCACACATCTAAACCAGCATCTGCTGCTGAAGGATCAGCCTCCTTCATGGATCGACAGAGTAGCCACAAGGAGAAGGTGGTGGTGGTACAGGAAACGCTTCAAACCAAGAAAGTTTCTGCAGGGAGAGGATCACAGAAGGCCCCCAAGACCCACACCTCTAAACCATCAGAATGGGGAACAGAGGACCAGGTTTCCCTCATGGATCACCAGGGAGACCGTAAGGAGGTGACAGTCATACAGGAAACAATCACAGTTCACAGTTCTGTAGGAGCAATCACCAAAAAGGCCTCAGCAGTGAGTGTATCCCAGGAGGCCCCCAAGCTGCATGCCAATAAACAACCCTTGAGAGCCAACGCCAAAGCCCCAGCCCTTGTCTCTCATCAGGAGACACTCAAGAAAGAGGTGAAAGTTCTAGAAGAAAAGAATAAAGTTCAAAAGAGCTCCTTGAAATATTCCCGGAACACCCCTGAACCATGCTTGGGAGCCGGTGTCCGGGATCGTCAGGAGCCTCTTAAGAAGGAGGTGAAGGAAgctgagaaaaaaatgaaagtgcagcAGGGTTCTTTGAAACATGCTCCGCCACCTCCTGGGTCAGCTACCCCCAAATCATCTTCTGGAGCAGATGCTGAGAGCCCAGCCTCTATGTTGGAAGGTCAGGGACCACCTATAAAGGATGTGAAGGTAGAGGAGGaacatattaaaacacagaagAGCTCAATGAAAGCTTCTCAGCCACTCCCCAAGCTGGGCTCCCCTAAATCAGCAAGCACTGAGGCCCCAGCCCCTGTCTTGGATCAGGAGCCACTGAAGAAGGAGGTGAagatagcagaggaaaacactaCAGTAGAGAAGAGCTCAGTGAAAGAGTGCCAGCCCAAGCCAGTTGCCCCAAAGACATCATTGGGAGCTGGCCCGAACTCCATATTGATTAAAAATGACATGACGGTAGTGGAGGAGAACATTCTGATTCAGAATGTTACAATAGTGAAGAACAAAAAGCTGTTTACAAAGACTGAAACCCGGGAGACCACTGAACTGTACACTCTGAAGCCCAAATCAGAGGCTCCATCTGCCTCTACAGAGGATCAGTGGTCCTGTGTGGAAAAGATTCAGGTCCAAAAGGTCTCTGCAGTGAGTGAAACCCAACAGGCCCCAGAACCATCAGGCCCCTCTAAACCATCACTGGGAGCTGAACAGGCCTATTCTAAACCATCACTGGGAGCTGAACAGGCTGCCTCTAAACCATCACTGGGAGCTGAACAGGCTGCCTCTAAACCATCACTGGGAGCTGAACAGGCTGCCTCTAAACCATCACTGGGAGCTGAACAGGCTGCCTCTAAACCATCACTGGGAGCTGAACAGGCTGCCTCTAAACCATTACTGGGAGCTGGTTCTGAGGTCCCGAGCTCCATCTCGCATCACCAGGAACAGGACTTGATAGGATTGGAGGAAGTACAAGAGATGACTGGAATGGGAGGATCTGAAATGAACCCAGAGCCTATCACTGTGGAAGGTTTGTAAAGCTTAAAGCATTACCGTTTTTCTCCTCACTGGCTGCGATATCCTTGCTGTTGCTAGGTTTGTGTTTGTGCTTGTATGTATATGTTATTTCCTAGCCAGGCAGCATTTTAGTCCAtgagtttataaaaaaatgtttataaaatgttaaaaatgtttctaaaagtTTACTTATGTTTCTAGGTTGTTTACTTTGTGTAGTTTAAGACATAGCCATTTCATTTTCCATACAGTAATACAGAGTCACACTCAATGCATCACCAGAGGATACTTATCCAGCATCCATTTCATTTTCCATACAGTAATACAGAGTCACACTCAATGCATCATCCAAGAGAATACTTATCCAGTCTGGGTTCCCAGAAGCAACAACATGCTGCTGCTTTTTCTGTTTGAGCTGGCAAATTAAAAAGAGAACTGGAATCAGAGAGTCAGCAAAATTCATTAAAGGAACTTACTGTCACTGGGATGCTTCAGCCAGCAAATTCATTTATTGCCAACTACCTACTGTGTCTTAGAGCCAGAATA
This window harbors:
- the LOC121315198 gene encoding uncharacterized protein LOC121315198, with the protein product MVAGMLMPLEKLRAIYELLFRDGVLVAKKDKCPQSLHPEVPELTNLQVMRAMGSLKSRGYVRETFAWRHFYWYLTNEGIIYLRDYLHLPPEIVPSSLQRVRRPASTLDVTRRTTRVQTVEGPTSYAPKPSSRAGAEGLDSLMDRQGYRRKKVAVEEEEMKTQKVSAASAFHPPCEPHTSKPASAAEGSASFMDRQSSHKEKVVVVQETLQTKKVSAGRGSQKAPKTHTSKPSEWGTEDQVSLMDHQGDRKEVTVIQETITVHSSVGAITKKASAVSVSQEAPKLHANKQPLRANAKAPALVSHQETLKKEVKVLEEKNKVQKSSLKYSRNTPEPCLGAGVRDRQEPLKKEVKEAEKKMKVQQGSLKHAPPPPGSATPKSSSGADAESPASMLEGQGPPIKDVKVEEEHIKTQKSSMKASQPLPKLGSPKSASTEAPAPVLDQEPLKKEVKIAEENTTVEKSSVKECQPKPVAPKTSLGAGPNSILIKNDMTVVEENILIQNVTIVKNKKLFTKTETRETTELYTLKPKSEAPSASTEDQWSCVEKIQVQKVSAVSETQQAPEPSGPSKPSLGAEQAYSKPSLGAEQAASKPSLGAEQAASKPSLGAEQAASKPSLGAEQAASKPSLGAEQAASKPLLGAGSEVPSSISHHQEQDLIGLEEVQEMTGMGGSEMNPEPITVEGL